CGAACATCCAGGATTGAGAACTGGTAGTTTTCTTTGTTGACTTCCCCATCATAGTAGTCGATGACATAGCGCACCTCCTTCCCACAGCGGTCAACAATCCAGTCATGGCGGTCAAAAGGCAGCTCGTAGCTGAGGGTGAGGATAGAGGTAacagaaattaattaattgattgattgaaataagattttaaaGATCAACAGAACAAAGAGTATCCATCCATCACTTATCCTGTTAGGGTTGCAGGGGTGTGTGGGCTGAGTCGGTGGGAGGAAATTCCTAAGAATTTGACACCAAACTCAGTTAACTCTAACTGCaaatctgtttctcttctctcctgtagccCCTCTTAATATTCCCTTTCCCAATacaggttttaatgttaaatgaCATTGGCTTGTAAACTGTAAGCTTTTTCTAattttttatacaaaataaatcaaatgaagtACAGTCTGCCTGTAACAAAGACATGTCAGCAAACCAGCTTTAATCTACTCTGGAATGGTGGCCACTTGAAGCAGCTACATATGTGAAATGCTTCTAACAGTGACGCAGATGTGACGGAGCGATGACGCAGCCGCATTTGTTGGACATGAGACTGAGGTGAAATTAACATCTTCGTTTCATTACGCTTCTTCAGCTTAGTAGGTTTGATGTGAGGCATCAGCTGCTTCTAATATGTCTCTAACATCACACAGCTGCACGACTCAGGGTCTCCACACTGAGGGAAGTGGTGGTCTgaggtttttctctctcataCTCCATGCCACCAAATAAAGCAACTTAAATgtattcttgtgaacacaataaaTATCAAAGCAGAAAATCATGTGCTGCAAATTTGGGGCCAAAATCTAAGTTGTAAACTAAAATGAAAGCAGATAACGTGTCACTCACCCCATCCAGTGGCGGAGGCGAGCTCTGGGAGAGTACTCTTTGGCTTTCCCACCAAACCTCTTCAGGGTCGGCCCACATGGACATTCACTGGGAGAAAAGTCGAGACCAAACACAATACTATTTACTCCAATACTTTGATGAACAGGCAGATCAAATCAAGAACAGGCTGTTTACTTCTGATTTGTATGTTATTGTTTCATGACTCACATTGCATGCATGGCCTCCCATCTCAGGATCTCTTCCCAGGCCTGCTCATTGTTTCGGTTGTGGATTTTAATGATGTTGTTCATGTCAACAGGAGCGAGGTCGTCCTCACGCCAACGCCaactgcagcacagaaacagatgtAAAACAAAGTTAAGAACCCTTTAATCCTTCACCACCAACTGCTCCATCTACATCAGCATTACCTTGTAATCATTAAAGCAAAAAAGTTTTACAGtacagcattttcaaacaagCACCCTAAGCTGTTTACAGCTGATTTGTCTCCTGGATTCAGACGGATGTGTCAACTACAGTGTTCTGCTACATTGATCTTTCATTTATGCACCTGTCAGTTTATTGTGCATGTCtaaatagctgctttcagactggatgatctcctgaaattatctggagaggctgtatgtgagaatgcacaGTCTGAGTCGGGGGCTGCGAACAttctcctgccagcctcctggtaaaatgtgagagcaggagattctccggaaGATTCACTGCGAGTGAGCAGGCGAGCgcgttgatgacatttctaacacgcaaTGTACGCAAAactgacaacaaaaacaaaaagaatacagacatctcaggataaaaaataaGGAGCCATACAAGAAGAAGACATTAATGAAGATGTCTACTTggagagagcttttggtgaatAGGGCTGACTCCGGTGTGGAACATGTGATCTCCTCAGCAGAATGTATTGGTTATGTTCTCACTCCTGCATGCTGCGCCAACCCCTCGCCGTATTGCTCTGCAGATTTGAGTTGTCATCAATAcgtctgaccagagaatctcttgctgcgttcttcatatgtgaaagacaaccTCCAGAgcttgtgtctgaaaacagctgatcatttactttatatttgtgATCATGCAGGTTGGAGActatcttgatgaaaacaaaccgatattattttgtctttgtaacCATGAGACGGTGGTTTAAGTCTTAAGGTAAGATGTATGGCCGATGAGACACAATTTAATGTTCACATTGTTTAGACTATAtcatgaaaatattttcttgtGCATTGTTTCTTTTCCCTTCTGTCTGAAAAACAGCAGACTATATATGTTAACATCAGATGCTTGAAATTAAAAACCCATTCAGTAAGAACTGACCCCTTTCGCAGCATGGCATTCCAGAACATCTGTTCAGATGGGTAAACCCAGTTCTTCTCTGCACCGTGACGGGGAATGTTGGACTCCTGTCTCGAGATTGAAAGGTCAAAGGGCTGGTCCGGAGCTGGTGTTTGGTTCGGAGGAGGCATCTGTAGACAAACAGGAAGGGAAAACAAATCAGCGACACACGAATGACCACGATATTCAAGgtacagtgtgtagaatttagtgacatctagtggtgaagttgcatgttgcagctgaatacacctcatcctccccttccaaacatgaaagagaacctgtggtagccttcagttgtcataaaaactaaaaaaggtgtttagtttgtccagtctggactactgtaaaaaaaaacattgcagcctccatagagaggacctgctcccgatgtaaatataaagtatttaaatataaagggtccattctagagttaagaaaacaacaattcatacaatttagatttacaatcatcacacacacacacttgtaaaaacatcagtaagatcattttatattcaatttctgccaatagatccctttcacctaaatctaacACACTGAACCATTAACTGCAATCCCGTCCAAATTGAAATTCAGTCACAATCCACCTGCAACTCCACATATATACAGCACAGCCATTTTCTCTGGcagagtttgtctttgtcacaGAACTTCTGGAGGTTCTCCGGAGTtcactgtgtgtctgaaagcagcataagTATTGCTGACTGACTTTCAGCTTTTTGTGCCTTTTCCCCCGACAGACAGCTCTCCCCCCCCTATATTCCTACACTTAATTGGTGCAAGTACCATATTTGCTGGGTCGATGTCACTTTTCATGTCTGCTGGAGCTTTCATGGGACACTCCACAAACTCATAGGCCCGCTCCTGGTGGGCGGGACCTGCTTCTGCTTTGTGCATCGGACACTCGGGCGGAGGAGACGCTAcagaagacacaaacacatgattgaGGCATAATGAGAACAGTACTAACCTAACGcttttttaatcatttctaCAGTACAACGATCCAGATACAGAAAAATGCTCTGACGCAGTAGGGCTGCTCAGAGGGTGAACCACAACCTATAACAACGGTCAACACCACTCGCTCACAGGAACAGACCGTGGTCAGTGGCAGAGAAACCTCACATGTAGTAGCTTTAGTAGCTATGGGATTGTGCTATGACCCTGAGGGTTATACACCTACCTGTGACAGGTTGAGCTTGATGCATGGGGCAACCCGGAGGTGGAGACACTACaaaaggaagacagagagaaagattaCAGTATGTTTACAAAATATAATcattattaaattgttttatacCAGTGCAGTCAGTGGCCGTTCTAAATATGCttgttttcttggcctgtggtattaatctggagctacttcagaatgatGACTGGTCATTAGTGTGTCTTTATAAAACAGTTCCACAATATACTGtctctttgttattgtttgagTGCTGGACCTTGTGTGCAgggctttttataaacagtctatagtGCAAAgtgaagtttatttatatacatgtttTGATGATTTGCTTAACTACTTTACATATATTGCATGTTGACTATTTCAGAGCTCTGTTTAGCAAGccacacaatcttcagaccaaaGTTcttcaacttttcaaaataaaagctctgtgatTCAGCAcgatataaagcattgctgCAACAAAAAGAATGTTGTGCCTTTAATTTGAAGACAACTATTTACCCAACTTTTTATAATATTGACTAATCACGTGTCCATATTTCGTCAAACTCGCACTGCACTTACTTGGGCAATTTACAATAGACATGCAAAGTGTGAGGATGATAAGATAACACAATATATGCGTTCCACAGACAGGCAGAAAGACATTCGTGAAATTAGTAATGTTCTACCTGTGACAGGCGGAGCTTCTTTGTGCATGGGGCAGGCTTGCGGGGGGGCAGCCATCATAGCCTCTGCCCTCACTGTGGGAGCAGCAGGTGTAGACATGGAGGCTCCCATCCTGCTCTGTCTGATgtggaaacaacacaaaagacatCAGTCAGAACAGTAAACAGCAGTAAACAGGTGTCTTGAAGTCAGATGCACTGGTGTGGCGAACTAGTTTGAAGACGGGTGCTACAGAAGACACTGAACCTCTACAGTTTTCAGTTGCATGGTATAAACTGATCTTTCCTCTTCAGTCCTGTAGCCTGGGTGTTAAGTCAGACACAGTTTAGGGAAATGAAATGGAGTGATAGGATTTAGTGatgaatttgcatgttgcaggCAGCTGAGTACCCCTCACTTCACAATCCTCTCCCAAACATTAGAGAACCCGTGGTAGCCTTcggttgtcataaaaactgaaaaggtgtTAAGTTAGTCCAGTTTttactactgtaaaaaaacatggtggcctctgtagagaggatcccaactatttaaatatgaatGGTCTATTCTaggggtaaagaaaacagacattCGAACCACTTAGATAATCACACACTACTGAAAACATccctaggattattttatattcaatatctgccaatagatccctttcacctaaatcgtacacactgaacctttaaaaaatgaCCACTCAGTTGTAAGCGTGTACTTATATTTAGAAGCGACGAATCTGTCACAAACGACTAAGGACTCAGTCCAGATcagcaaaatgaatgaaatagcAGGAGGGCAGCTAACAGCGTTTGACTGAAGGTGTGAGGAGTCAGTGGAGGTCTCCAGTGAGCTCCTGTGACCAACACGAGCACACTcaggtggagctgcagacagggagAGGCTGACATTGAACTTCCTGTCTGAAGTTATCCTTGAACAACCTCacggctaacgttagcatcaCAGCCTTCAGAGCCACTGCACCTGCACGACTTACACAACCTGTCTCCAGACCTTTAGAGCACAGCACACTAAAccggaggagtgtgtgtgcgtgtgtgttcaaacggaatgtattttaaataaacggTGCCGAACCTGGCTTAGCACCAACTGCTCCCAGTACACGTTAGCCACGCTAGCTAGCGGctatgctaacgttagctgatATGATGACTGCCTTCTTTGCTCTTTATTCTAAAGCTATTTTTAAACAGAGCACAGTAATGACACACGCAGGGATCCACGCGTGTCTCATTCAGTGAGCCACAGAGATAAACACCAGACAGGAGAGAAGCGGCTGACCTGTTTGCGAAGTGAGCCCAGGAGGTTCCTCTCTCAGGATACCGCACCAATGTCAACGTGCAGGACAACTACCGTTACCCAGAAGGAGTTGCACAACTGTGCGCTTACATGTGCCCTACGTACAGTAACACGTCATCACGTAGACACGAGAGAAACGTACACATTTTGTAACGTGCACTCGTGTGTAATGATGTAACACCAGTGGCCGAGTTTAAGTGGTAATGTCTGTACTGGTTTGTATAGAAACAAAATATAAGcgacacatttcatttatatttaatttcatataaccaataaatcaaaaatagaTTGTACCAATGGTTTGATTGAAACACAATAACCAGTCATCATTATCAACACATGAACCCTAAAACCTCAGTTATATTTACCAATTAACTTGTTGTGTTgaattgacattttttttataaagtatATGAAGAAAATAACTAAGTACATCCTATAGTACAAGTATATGGCCACTGGATGGCGCTAATGCCCAGCCTTTTTGTAAAAAGATGTTGTCATTAGTAATGGTTCATTTTAGAAACTGGGTCTTAATTGTAAATGCAGATTTGAATTAGATTATTCTTTCTAATGTTTCTCATGGTCTGCCTCCAATATATTTCATTTGGATTATCCAAGACCAATTTctgaaatatagaaatatgGAAAAGACAGTAGAGCCTCTCAGAAATTCATCCATTAATgaatttctgtctgtctgtctgtctgtatttagATTTTCTCGACAACTGCTTATCTGACCGACTTCAAACTTTTAGGTGCATCGAGGATGTAAAGAAGTCCAGTGTTGACAGTGACGTTTTTTGGGGATGAGCACAATTCAGTAGGTTGTATAATgctatgttgtgtttttgtacttATGAGTGTTGACAAACGATTTCATATTGCGACATTTCTTAGATgtgtaagggaaatgtaacatttggATCATGCACAATGTaatcatgttaatttcccctttgattgatcatgattgaatcttatacaatgtaaccttgaaCATGCTGTATCCTGtgcaactgaatgaatcttggcctgatgtcatcagaagatcctgacctttggcttagaaaccctaaccctcaaccagagggggaggaaggagccaaaggtataaagagaaagaacagcttCCCATCGGGGGTGCATATTACAAACCAACCTTTGTCTtgtgcaccatgctctgagcagtaaagtgtgacaatactgtagGAGatttgtgtctcgttcctcgttgtcaGAGTGGGATTGCAGAATTGCAACGACGGATGCCAAGTGATACTAATTTGGGTTTGGCTCAATTAgttgtttgtatgtgtaatTAACGTGAGACCATGCAGTGCCCAGaatgagaaatgagaaaacacaaaactctaATCCCACAAGTCTCCAAGTATAATGGTAGAAAGGGATCATGTTAGTGTAAACAATGTACTGATTGCATAAAGTTGAAgggttttatttgtcatgataAATGGATCTCTACTACAGTATTGTGAAATTTGAACGCTGCTTCCTTCGAGCAGGCAACAGTTGAGGATGTGACAGTACCTAATACTTTTAGCTGAACATCATGGTCACAGGCCAAATCCCTGTAACCATCCGGATTGCAATAAATGAAACGCATGTGAAACCTAACACCGGTCTCACTGATTAAAACCTGGCTGGTCACACAGGTTCATGCACGTTACACATATTGAGGCAGAAGAG
This portion of the Hippoglossus stenolepis isolate QCI-W04-F060 chromosome 19, HSTE1.2, whole genome shotgun sequence genome encodes:
- the LOC118098746 gene encoding holocytochrome c-type synthase, with product MGASMSTPAAPTVRAEAMMAAPPQACPMHKEAPPVTVSPPPGCPMHQAQPVTASPPPECPMHKAEAGPAHQERAYEFVECPMKAPADMKSDIDPANMMPPPNQTPAPDQPFDLSISRQESNIPRHGAEKNWVYPSEQMFWNAMLRKGWRWREDDLAPVDMNNIIKIHNRNNEQAWEEILRWEAMHAIECPCGPTLKRFGGKAKEYSPRARLRHWMGYELPFDRHDWIVDRCGKEVRYVIDYYDGEVNKENYQFSILDVRPAYDSLGAVWDRMKVAWWRWTS